The Halomonas sp. KG2 genome segment ATGCAGCGATGCGCGATCCCGCAGCCAGTAGCCTAAGCGCGAAGCATCGACGGGCCATACAGGTACAAATAAACCGTGTTTATCGAGTGCTTTAAACCAAGCGCTTTTTTGTTGCTTGGCGTCTAACTTGCCCATGCTGATTAGCAACAAGTCGTCACTGCCATCCATCAATTCAGCATACTGTGCCAGTGCTTTATTGCCATCTTGGCCGAGTTTGTGCGTCCCCAGCCTAAGTTCCAGAAGCTTATTAGAGGCAAATAAAGAGAGGTTGCTGGCGGTTTCCAGCAGCCGACCCCAGGCAAAGTTAGGCTCTACATCAAGCACTTCCCGCTCTTCAACACCCGCTTGCCGCGCGGCTGAGCGCACGGCATCACAGGCGTCACGATGTTGCAGTGGCTCATCACCGGCAACAATCACCACCTTAGGCAATTTTTTTGCTAAGGCCGCGGGAAGCTGATCCGAAAATACCTTCACTGAATGGCCTCAAGGTTCGCCAGTCTTTCGACAATGCGCTCAGCCAGTTGCCGCGTTAGCGTTTGTTCCGCTTCTTGAAAGAGGGTTTCGCGATTGAGTAGATCATCATCGCTGACCCGAATGCGTGTATCGGTCGTTATCGTTGCATTATTAAGCACATAAGCATTGTCCTCTCGCTGCTGTACGGAGAGAGACGTGCTTAGCGTTAGCTCATGTTCTTGGCTGGCACGCCCTTCGCTGCCAATACGGCGTTGGCGAAGCGTCGGTGAGCCCAGCGTGACCCGCCAGGGAGCGCCATCAGAAACCTCGCTGCTTTGCTGTAGTAACCGGATGCGTAGCTGTTGGGCCAAGGCGCTTTTGTCGTCGCCCTCTAGTGACAGAGCAGGCAGGCGCGGCATCGAATCTGAACCGCGCAAGCGAAACCCGCAGCCGCTGAGCAACACCGCCGCTGAGGCGGCGATGCTGGTAGCGAGGAAACGACGGCGTGTAACGTGTTGGGATGGTTTCATCCACTCACCACAATGTTAACCAGCTTGCCGGGTACAACGATGACTTTACGAACCGTTTTACCTTCCAGATGGCGCTGGACGTTTTCGTTCTCCATCGCCAGTTGCTCGATGGCGGCTTTATCTGCGCTGGCCGGGGCTTCTAGGCGCGCGCGCAGCTTTCCGTTCACTTGCACGACGAGTTCGATACTGTCGCGAGTGAGCGCGGCTTCATCCACCTTCGGCCACTGGGCTTCAATGGCGGGCTGGTCATAGCCTAATTGTTGCCACAGCGTGTGGCACAAGTGCGGTGTAATGGGCGCCAGCAGCAGCACACATGCCTCAAGCGCTTCGCGGCTGACCGCTAAGCCGAGCTCGGACGTGTCGTCGAACTTGGCCACTGCGTTAGAGAGTTCCATGACTGCGGCAATGGCGGTATTAAAGGTGGTGCGGCGGCCAATGTCATCACTGGCTTTCTTGATTGTCTCGTGGGTCTTACGACGCAGCGCTTTTTGGTCGTTGTTTAACGCATCAACCGTCAATTCGCCCGGTGTGCCAGCAGCAAGGTGCTCGGTCACCTGACGCCAAATCCGTTTCAAGAAGCGGTGCGCACCTTCAACGCCTGAATCCGACCACTCCAGCGACTGCTCGGGCGGTGCGGCAAACATCATAAACAGACGGACGGTATCAGCACCAAACTTGTCGATCATCGACTGAGGATCAACACCGTTGTTTTTCGATTTTGACATCTTCTCGATGCCGCCCATCTCTACCGGCAGGCCGTCGCTGATCAGAACAGCACTTAACGGACGACCTTTCTCATCGCGTTTGACTTCTGCGTCGGCGGGGTTGAACCACTCCTTACCACCATTATCTTTAAAGCGGTAGAAGGTTTCCGCGATGACCATGCCTTGGGTGAGCAGTTGCTGGAACGGCTCATCGGAATCCAACATGCCGAAATCGCGCAGCAGTTTATGGAAGAAGCGGGCGTAGAGCAGATGCAGAATCGCGTGTTCGATACCGCCGATATACAGGTCAACGGGCAGCCAGTAATTGGCGCGCTCGTCCAGCATGGCTTCGTGGTTATCCGCGCAGCAGAAGCGGGCGAAGTACCAGGACGATTCCATAAAGGTATCGAAGGTATCGGTTTCGCGCACCCAACCATCGCCTAGTTCAGAAAACTCGGGCATCTTCTTCAGCGGTGAACCGGAAGCATCCACGGTGACTTCCATGGGCAGTGCTACCGGCAGTTCATCATCGGAGAGCGGCACGGTTTGGCCTTCCGGGCCGTATTTCACAGGAATTGGCGCACCCCAATAACGCTGGCGAGCAATACCCCAGTCACGCAGACGGTAATTGGTTTTTACTTCACCACGGCCAAGCTCAGTAAGCTTCGCGGCAATCGCATCAAACGCCGCCTGGAATTCCAGGCCATCGAATTCGCCGGAGTTAATCAGCGTGCCGTGCTCAATATAAGCACCTTCGGAAATATCCGGCTGGTTGCCGTTGGCATCGGCCACCACAGGCTTGAGTTCTACGCCGTACTTGGTGGCAAATTCCCAGTCGCGCTGGTCGTGGGCAGGTACCGCCATCACCGCACCGGTGCCAAATTCCATTAAGACGAAGTTGGCCACAAACACCGGCACTTCATCGCCGGTGAGCGGGTGAATCGCTTTGTGCCCGGTGAGCATGCCCAGCTTTTCTTTGGTGGCCATTTCGGCTTCCGACGTGCCACCTTTGGCGCACTCGTCACAAAATGCTGCCAGTTCGCTGTTTTGCGCGGCAGCCTGCTTAGCCAGCGGGTGACCAGCGGCGACGGCCACGTAGGTGACACCCAGCAGCGTATCCGGGCGGGTGGTATAAACCGCCAG includes the following:
- a CDS encoding twin-arginine translocation signal domain-containing protein translates to MKPSQHVTRRRFLATSIAASAAVLLSGCGFRLRGSDSMPRLPALSLEGDDKSALAQQLRIRLLQQSSEVSDGAPWRVTLGSPTLRQRRIGSEGRASQEHELTLSTSLSVQQREDNAYVLNNATITTDTRIRVSDDDLLNRETLFQEAEQTLTRQLAERIVERLANLEAIQ
- the leuS gene encoding leucine--tRNA ligase; this translates as MDAHYSPREIERDAQQYWDKHQCFKAVEDANREKFYCLSMFPYPSGKLHMGHVRNYTIGDVVSRFQRMQGKNVMQPMGWDAFGMPAENAAIQNQVPPAKWTYQNIDYMRNQLKALGFAYDWSREFATCDTSYYRWEQWFFTKLVEKGLVYKKMSTVNWDPVDQTVLANEQVIDGCGWRSGAPVERKEIPLWFLKITDYADELLADLDNVEWPEEVKTMQRNWIGKSRGVEMTFDIQAADGSACEPLAVYTTRPDTLLGVTYVAVAAGHPLAKQAAAQNSELAAFCDECAKGGTSEAEMATKEKLGMLTGHKAIHPLTGDEVPVFVANFVLMEFGTGAVMAVPAHDQRDWEFATKYGVELKPVVADANGNQPDISEGAYIEHGTLINSGEFDGLEFQAAFDAIAAKLTELGRGEVKTNYRLRDWGIARQRYWGAPIPVKYGPEGQTVPLSDDELPVALPMEVTVDASGSPLKKMPEFSELGDGWVRETDTFDTFMESSWYFARFCCADNHEAMLDERANYWLPVDLYIGGIEHAILHLLYARFFHKLLRDFGMLDSDEPFQQLLTQGMVIAETFYRFKDNGGKEWFNPADAEVKRDEKGRPLSAVLISDGLPVEMGGIEKMSKSKNNGVDPQSMIDKFGADTVRLFMMFAAPPEQSLEWSDSGVEGAHRFLKRIWRQVTEHLAAGTPGELTVDALNNDQKALRRKTHETIKKASDDIGRRTTFNTAIAAVMELSNAVAKFDDTSELGLAVSREALEACVLLLAPITPHLCHTLWQQLGYDQPAIEAQWPKVDEAALTRDSIELVVQVNGKLRARLEAPASADKAAIEQLAMENENVQRHLEGKTVRKVIVVPGKLVNIVVSG